From a single Actinomyces viscosus genomic region:
- a CDS encoding PTS beta-glucoside transporter subunit IIBCA: MDHARVAKDVLTYVGGADNINAAAHCATRLRLVLNDMDKVDQKALDKDPDLKGTFIAGGMFQIIVGPGDVDLVFSEMIHTGGVKEVSKDEAKEQAAKSGNPLSRFIKAIADIFVPLLPALVAGGLMMAIHNVLTADFFTSPSFVTADNPTGAYGLVDRFAWLADYDDVINLVSSAAFAFLPVLVGFSAVKRFGGNVYLGAAMGAAMVSTQLTSAYEIETAREAGSIEVWHLFGLTVDKIGYQAMVIPVLCVSWLLAYIEKWLHKRLSGTADFLLTPLITLLVTGFLTFVVVGPLARELSDGITNGLSWLYTTAGPVGGFLFGLVYSPIVVTGLHQSFPAVELPLIAQMSSGGPGSFIFPIASMANIAQGAVTLAVFFLTKDSKMKGLAGAGGVSAIVGITEPAIFGVNLRLRWPFFIGMGVASLGGAAVALLDIHNQALGAAGFVGFVSIVPDDIVKYLILEVIVFIAAFAYGKTRGKASLAGDDADDADEATLEAEAMAEHAETVELPAEAAEDFTVTAPIQGRAMPLSEVEDQTFASGMLGPGMAIAPAEGPVVSPVDGEVLVAFPTGHAYGLRAASGVELLIHVGMDTVQLEGKHFSPKVKAGDKVLRGMPLVDVDWAAVGAAGYQTVTPIVVSNAQGYEGIEEHGAGAIHRGDALFNIVRKVDEPAEDGTDAQADTAEAKV, from the coding sequence ATGGATCACGCCCGCGTGGCGAAGGACGTCCTGACGTACGTCGGTGGCGCCGACAACATCAACGCAGCAGCGCACTGCGCAACGCGTCTGCGTCTTGTCCTCAACGACATGGACAAGGTCGACCAGAAGGCTCTCGACAAGGATCCCGACCTCAAGGGCACCTTCATCGCGGGCGGCATGTTCCAGATCATCGTCGGGCCGGGAGACGTCGACCTCGTCTTCTCCGAGATGATCCACACCGGAGGGGTCAAGGAGGTCTCCAAGGACGAGGCCAAGGAGCAGGCCGCCAAGAGCGGCAACCCGCTGTCCCGCTTCATCAAGGCGATCGCCGATATCTTCGTGCCGCTGCTTCCGGCCCTGGTCGCCGGCGGTCTCATGATGGCGATCCACAACGTCCTGACGGCCGACTTCTTCACCTCACCCTCCTTCGTCACGGCGGACAACCCCACCGGTGCGTACGGGCTCGTCGACAGGTTCGCCTGGCTCGCCGACTACGACGACGTCATCAACCTCGTCTCCTCGGCCGCCTTCGCCTTCCTGCCGGTGCTCGTCGGCTTCTCCGCGGTTAAGCGCTTCGGCGGCAACGTCTATCTGGGGGCAGCCATGGGCGCTGCCATGGTCTCCACCCAGCTGACCAGCGCCTACGAGATCGAGACGGCCCGGGAGGCCGGATCCATCGAGGTGTGGCACCTCTTCGGCCTGACCGTGGACAAGATCGGCTACCAGGCCATGGTCATCCCCGTCCTGTGCGTCTCCTGGCTGCTGGCCTACATCGAGAAGTGGCTTCACAAGCGCCTGTCCGGAACAGCCGACTTCCTGCTCACCCCGCTCATCACGCTGCTGGTGACCGGGTTCCTCACCTTCGTCGTCGTCGGTCCGCTGGCGCGTGAGCTCTCCGACGGCATCACCAACGGCTTGAGCTGGCTGTACACGACCGCCGGCCCCGTGGGCGGCTTCCTCTTCGGCCTGGTCTACTCACCGATCGTGGTCACCGGTCTGCACCAGTCCTTCCCGGCGGTGGAGCTGCCCCTCATCGCGCAGATGAGCAGCGGCGGCCCCGGTTCCTTCATCTTCCCGATCGCCTCTATGGCCAATATCGCCCAGGGCGCCGTGACCCTGGCGGTCTTCTTCCTGACCAAGGACTCCAAGATGAAGGGTCTTGCCGGTGCCGGTGGTGTCTCCGCGATCGTCGGTATCACCGAGCCCGCGATCTTCGGTGTCAACCTGCGGCTGCGCTGGCCGTTCTTCATCGGGATGGGCGTGGCCTCGCTCGGCGGCGCCGCCGTCGCCCTGCTCGACATCCACAACCAGGCCCTGGGTGCCGCCGGATTCGTCGGCTTCGTGTCGATCGTTCCCGACGACATCGTCAAGTACCTCATCCTCGAGGTGATTGTCTTCATCGCTGCCTTCGCCTACGGCAAGACTCGCGGCAAGGCCTCCCTGGCCGGTGACGACGCCGATGACGCGGACGAGGCCACTCTGGAGGCTGAGGCCATGGCCGAGCACGCCGAGACCGTCGAGCTGCCCGCCGAGGCGGCCGAGGACTTCACCGTCACCGCCCCGATCCAGGGACGCGCGATGCCGCTGTCCGAGGTGGAGGACCAGACCTTCGCCTCCGGCATGCTCGGTCCGGGCATGGCCATCGCTCCGGCTGAGGGCCCGGTCGTCTCGCCGGTTGACGGCGAGGTCCTTGTGGCCTTCCCGACCGGGCACGCCTACGGGCTGCGCGCCGCCAGCGGCGTCGAGCTGCTCATCCACGTCGGTATGGACACCGTCCAGCTCGAGGGCAAGCACTTCAGCCCGAAGGTCAAGGCCGGAGACAAGGTCCTGCGCGGTATGCCGCTGGTGGACGTCGACTGGGCCGCGGTCGGTGCTGCTGGCTACCAGACCGTGACCCCGATCGTCGTCTCCAACGCCCAGGGCTACGAGGGCATCGAGGAGCACGGAGCCGGAGCGATCCATCGCGGTGACGCCCTCTTCAACATCGTTCGCAAGGTCGATGAGCCGGCCGAGGACGGCACAGACGCTCAGGCCGATACCGCTGAGGCCAAGGTCTGA
- a CDS encoding glycoside hydrolase family 32 protein has protein sequence MTEDLKGLALDAIATSAAADDPDYPRFHVVPPVGRLNDPNGLLVDGGTFHAFYQFSPFHPHRKLVYWGHSSSADLLHWRHHEPTIVPDSFYDRSGAYSGNAIVLEGRELDDAPARAPYQLFYTGNLKDPVTDERTASQCLVTSGDLTDFAKWPGNPLIPTNAEGYTAHYRDPQVFRDPDRPGEYRMLIGVQRANESGAAVLYRSRDLVSWEPEGELTFPDAGGVFDSFGYMWECPGLVRVTDEDTGEDWDVLIWCPQGIAPQTEGFENIFPCVYTVGHLVGTELRDTGGAFHEVDRGFEFYAPQVFARRPSEPGPVLLTAWAGNASEDDQPSISTGQWVHALSLPRSLSLKEGRLIQRPATNLPHDVGRPALVDTALEAGQYEIAELRGYRSWQLRLEADAASDSDACWGLRIGTAESHVDIVLDGGVLRVDRSTSRYTQHGSVRAVTLPEGCAPVLEVIHDRSLTEVFVGDGALTFTLRSFVDVGSSGARLMLEEPLVLKTGSVRTFAPAPEVL, from the coding sequence GTGACTGAGGACCTCAAGGGCCTGGCCCTGGATGCGATTGCTACTTCCGCTGCGGCCGACGACCCGGACTACCCCCGCTTCCACGTTGTTCCACCGGTGGGACGACTCAACGACCCCAACGGGCTCCTGGTCGACGGCGGCACCTTCCACGCCTTCTACCAGTTCAGCCCCTTCCACCCCCACCGTAAGCTGGTTTACTGGGGGCACTCCTCATCGGCGGATCTTCTGCACTGGCGTCATCATGAGCCAACCATCGTCCCGGACTCCTTCTACGACCGCTCCGGCGCCTACTCCGGCAACGCGATCGTGCTGGAGGGCCGAGAGCTCGACGACGCCCCAGCCCGGGCCCCCTACCAGCTCTTCTACACCGGCAACCTCAAGGACCCGGTGACCGACGAGCGCACCGCCAGCCAGTGCCTGGTGACCAGCGGTGACCTGACCGACTTCGCCAAGTGGCCCGGCAACCCCCTCATCCCCACCAACGCCGAGGGCTACACGGCCCACTACCGGGACCCGCAGGTCTTCCGGGACCCGGACCGACCGGGGGAGTACCGGATGCTCATCGGCGTTCAGCGCGCCAATGAGAGCGGTGCCGCGGTCCTGTACCGCTCCCGGGACCTGGTCTCCTGGGAGCCCGAGGGAGAGCTGACCTTTCCCGACGCCGGCGGCGTCTTCGACTCCTTCGGATACATGTGGGAGTGCCCCGGCCTGGTACGGGTGACCGATGAGGACACCGGCGAGGACTGGGACGTGCTCATCTGGTGCCCGCAGGGGATCGCCCCGCAGACGGAGGGCTTTGAGAACATCTTCCCCTGCGTCTACACGGTGGGGCACCTCGTGGGCACCGAGCTGCGAGACACCGGCGGTGCCTTTCACGAGGTTGACCGCGGCTTCGAGTTCTACGCCCCCCAGGTCTTCGCCCGTCGGCCCTCCGAGCCGGGGCCCGTGCTGCTGACCGCCTGGGCCGGCAACGCCTCCGAGGATGACCAGCCCTCGATCAGCACCGGTCAGTGGGTCCATGCCCTGAGCCTGCCTCGATCACTCAGCCTGAAGGAGGGCCGGCTCATCCAGCGCCCCGCTACCAACCTGCCCCACGACGTCGGGCGGCCGGCTCTGGTGGACACGGCCCTGGAAGCGGGTCAGTACGAGATTGCCGAGCTGCGCGGATACCGCAGCTGGCAGCTGCGTCTGGAGGCCGATGCGGCCAGCGACTCAGATGCCTGCTGGGGGCTGCGCATCGGCACCGCGGAGTCCCACGTGGACATCGTCCTGGACGGGGGAGTGCTCCGGGTGGATCGCTCGACCTCCCGCTACACGCAGCACGGCTCCGTGCGTGCGGTGACGCTTCCTGAAGGCTGTGCACCGGTGCTGGAGGTCATCCACGACCGCTCGCTGACGGAGGTCTTCGTCGGCGACGGGGCGCTGACCTTCACGCTGCGCAGCTTCGTCGACGTCGGCAGCTCGGGGGCGAGGCTCATGTTGGAGGAGCCGCTCGTGCTCAAGACCGGCAGCGTCAGAACTTTCGCACCGGCTCCTGAGGTCCTCTGA
- a CDS encoding inorganic phosphate transporter, translating to MSTILFLVIVVVVTALVFDFTNGFHDSSNAMATSVATGAFTPRRAVLVAAVLNVIGACLSTEVSKTISHGMFDDSVIQAAPAMIFAGLAGAILWNLATWLFGLPSSSSHALFGGLIGAVVVAAGVQGVHWGTVISKIILPAVIAPVVAGVAAALATALAYRIAHPTNPYSQKLFRNSQRVTASLVALSHGTSDGQKTMGVITLALVAGGYQEAGTGPHWWVIGAAGLAIGLGTYSGGWRIMRTMGRGLVHVEAPQGFASETASTVAILASSHLGFALSTTHICTGSILGSGIGRGTKVSWGTAGKMGIAWLVTLPCSGLVGAATSYVAVRGGVPGTIAVICLLILGALAIIRQAGHNRVDFSNVNDASEVVVAKQDPELGREPRTLEEVRSEIVGGTKEQENAQRMTTGSMA from the coding sequence ATGAGCACCATTCTCTTCCTCGTGATCGTTGTCGTCGTGACGGCCCTCGTCTTCGACTTCACCAACGGTTTCCACGACTCGTCCAACGCCATGGCGACGTCGGTGGCGACTGGAGCCTTCACACCCAGGCGGGCGGTTCTGGTCGCCGCCGTACTCAACGTGATCGGCGCCTGCCTGTCCACCGAGGTCTCCAAGACGATCTCTCACGGTATGTTCGACGACTCGGTGATCCAGGCGGCGCCGGCCATGATCTTCGCGGGTCTGGCCGGCGCTATCCTGTGGAACCTGGCGACCTGGCTGTTCGGGTTGCCGTCATCGTCGTCGCACGCGCTGTTCGGGGGACTCATCGGAGCAGTGGTGGTGGCCGCCGGGGTTCAAGGCGTCCACTGGGGGACGGTGATCTCCAAGATCATCCTGCCGGCCGTCATCGCGCCGGTGGTGGCCGGAGTGGCTGCGGCGCTGGCCACGGCGCTCGCCTACCGCATCGCCCACCCGACCAACCCGTACTCCCAGAAGCTCTTCCGTAACAGCCAGCGCGTGACCGCATCACTGGTGGCGCTGTCCCACGGCACCTCTGACGGGCAGAAGACCATGGGGGTCATCACCCTGGCGCTCGTAGCCGGCGGCTACCAGGAGGCCGGTACCGGACCCCACTGGTGGGTCATCGGCGCGGCAGGGCTCGCCATCGGTCTGGGCACCTACTCCGGCGGATGGCGCATCATGCGCACCATGGGACGTGGGCTGGTCCACGTCGAGGCTCCTCAGGGCTTCGCCTCCGAGACCGCCTCGACAGTGGCGATCCTGGCCTCCTCCCACCTGGGCTTCGCCCTGTCCACCACCCACATCTGCACCGGGTCGATCCTGGGGTCGGGAATCGGCAGAGGCACCAAGGTGTCATGGGGGACGGCCGGAAAGATGGGGATCGCCTGGTTGGTGACGCTACCGTGCTCCGGTCTGGTGGGGGCCGCCACGTCGTACGTTGCCGTCAGGGGCGGGGTACCGGGCACGATCGCGGTCATCTGCCTGCTCATCCTCGGGGCCCTGGCGATCATCAGGCAGGCCGGTCACAACCGCGTGGACTTCTCCAACGTCAATGACGCCTCGGAAGTCGTCGTCGCCAAGCAGGACCCGGAGCTGGGCCGCGAACCGCGCACGCTCGAGGAGGTGCGTTCCGAGATCGTCGGTGGCACGAAGGAGCAGGAGAACGCGCAGCGGATGACGACAGGATCGATGGCATGA
- a CDS encoding Hsp70 family protein: protein MAADTTNSLDSIHSGTLPGQGNDTESMTDIDLGIDLGTTRTVVARADRGNYPVLSFADENGDEHDFIPSLTALRDGELIHGFAARQAAHQGAPLLRSLKRVLASPTLTASTPVVLGDRTFSVLEVLTSYLRHLKTELAKQDVVISRARAVVAVPAHAYGAQRLLTLEAFQQAGFCVAAMLNEPSAAGFEYTHRKATTVSSKRTRVLVYDLGGGTFDTSLVDVVGTSHEVLASHGLGDLGGDDVDLLMATMVLSKAGIAEEDLSPTELDDLLDQCRDAKEHLTPQSRRVLVVLRGQDIVLPVTDLYQACTPLIERSLATMAPLVGRLDDGSPDLTDIAGVYLVGGASGLPLVPRLLRERFGRRVHRSPYPGASTAIGLAIAADRTSDYDLTDRLSRGFGVFREADGGHRLTFDAILSPESVQASPGGREGTVLTREYDAAHNIGWYRFVECADVDEAGEPRGEIAPYQDIVFPFEASLRDVDDQELRTYSVERRDHGPRIQEHYRIDEAGLVRVTITDLTDGYSRRYVLGQRTE, encoded by the coding sequence ATGGCAGCGGACACCACGAACAGCCTGGACAGCATCCACAGCGGGACCCTCCCCGGACAGGGGAACGACACCGAGTCAATGACGGACATCGACCTGGGAATCGACCTGGGAACGACCCGAACCGTCGTCGCACGCGCCGACCGGGGAAACTACCCGGTTCTCAGCTTCGCCGACGAGAACGGCGATGAGCACGACTTCATCCCCTCGCTGACGGCCCTGCGCGACGGCGAGCTCATCCACGGTTTTGCTGCCAGGCAGGCCGCTCACCAGGGGGCTCCGCTGCTGCGCAGCCTCAAACGGGTCCTCGCCTCCCCCACGCTGACGGCCTCGACCCCGGTGGTACTGGGCGACCGGACCTTCTCCGTCTTGGAGGTTCTCACCAGCTACCTGCGTCACCTCAAGACCGAGCTGGCGAAGCAGGACGTGGTTATCAGCCGTGCCCGCGCGGTGGTCGCGGTGCCCGCTCACGCGTACGGGGCTCAGCGCCTGCTGACTCTGGAGGCCTTCCAGCAGGCGGGCTTCTGCGTCGCCGCCATGCTCAACGAGCCCAGCGCCGCCGGCTTCGAGTACACGCATCGCAAGGCGACGACCGTCTCCTCCAAGCGCACCCGGGTCCTCGTCTACGACCTGGGAGGAGGTACCTTCGACACCTCGCTGGTCGACGTCGTCGGCACCTCCCACGAGGTGCTGGCCTCTCACGGGCTGGGAGACCTGGGTGGGGACGACGTTGATCTGCTCATGGCCACGATGGTGCTGAGCAAGGCGGGTATCGCCGAGGAGGACCTCTCCCCCACCGAGCTCGACGACCTGCTGGACCAGTGCCGGGACGCCAAGGAGCACCTCACCCCCCAAAGCCGACGGGTGCTCGTCGTCCTGCGGGGCCAGGACATCGTTCTGCCCGTGACCGACCTCTACCAGGCCTGCACCCCGCTTATCGAGCGCTCCCTGGCCACGATGGCTCCACTGGTCGGCAGGCTCGACGACGGCAGCCCGGACCTGACCGACATCGCCGGTGTCTACCTGGTCGGAGGCGCCTCCGGCCTCCCCCTGGTCCCGAGACTCCTGCGCGAGCGCTTCGGACGACGGGTGCACCGCTCCCCCTACCCGGGGGCCTCAACGGCCATCGGCCTGGCCATTGCGGCGGACCGCACCAGCGACTACGACCTTACGGACCGACTCTCACGCGGCTTCGGCGTCTTCCGTGAGGCCGACGGCGGCCACCGGCTCACCTTCGACGCGATCCTCAGCCCGGAGTCCGTCCAGGCCTCTCCCGGCGGCCGGGAGGGAACGGTTCTGACTCGTGAGTACGACGCCGCCCACAACATCGGCTGGTACCGCTTCGTGGAGTGCGCCGACGTCGACGAGGCCGGAGAGCCCCGCGGTGAGATCGCCCCGTACCAGGACATCGTCTTCCCCTTCGAGGCCTCGCTGCGGGACGTGGACGACCAGGAGCTGCGCACCTACTCCGTGGAGCGGCGTGACCACGGCCCACGAATCCAGGAGCACTACCGCATCGATGAGGCCGGCCTGGTGCGCGTCACCATCACCGACCTCACCGACGGGTACAGCCGCCGCTACGTCCTGGGCCAGCGCACCGAGTAG
- a CDS encoding aldo/keto reductase, with the protein MTETPTRTLADLQVSPIGLGGNVFGWTADEATSFEVLDAYLDAGGNLIDTADGYSYWAPGNSGGESETVIGGWLASRPVRDRIVLATKVSTKPDRPGLSADNIRLALDESLSRLRTDVVDIYYAHFDDKSVPLEETVVAFDEARRAGRIRHVGLSNYTPERIRQWFAIADSEGCARPIVLQPHYNLLHRDDVEGSGGRGQVAAELGMGLMPYFALAAGFLTGKYRRGEVISGDRAGMVADYQRPECYDVVDVLVQVAANHGVEPAAVALAWLRDRPGVTAPLASARHLSQLRSILDALTLELSDEETRALTRVSDAARS; encoded by the coding sequence ATGACTGAAACACCGACCCGGACCCTGGCCGACCTCCAGGTCAGCCCCATTGGGCTGGGAGGCAACGTCTTCGGCTGGACGGCGGACGAAGCCACCTCCTTCGAGGTGCTCGACGCCTACCTGGACGCCGGAGGGAACCTCATCGACACCGCCGATGGGTACTCCTACTGGGCGCCGGGAAACTCCGGAGGGGAGTCGGAGACCGTCATCGGAGGCTGGCTCGCCTCACGCCCCGTGCGTGATCGCATCGTCCTGGCCACAAAAGTCTCCACCAAGCCCGACCGGCCCGGTTTGAGCGCGGACAACATCCGCCTGGCGCTGGATGAGTCGCTGTCTCGCCTGCGCACCGATGTCGTGGACATCTACTACGCCCACTTCGACGACAAGTCCGTCCCGCTGGAGGAGACCGTGGTGGCCTTCGATGAGGCCCGCCGCGCGGGCAGGATCAGGCACGTGGGGCTGTCCAACTACACGCCCGAGCGCATCCGGCAGTGGTTCGCCATCGCCGACTCCGAGGGCTGTGCCCGACCCATCGTCCTGCAGCCCCACTACAACCTCCTCCACCGCGACGACGTTGAGGGCTCGGGCGGCAGGGGGCAGGTGGCGGCGGAGCTCGGCATGGGGCTCATGCCGTACTTCGCCCTGGCCGCGGGCTTCTTGACCGGAAAGTACCGGCGGGGTGAGGTCATCAGTGGGGACCGGGCCGGGATGGTCGCCGACTACCAGCGGCCGGAGTGCTACGACGTCGTCGACGTCCTGGTCCAGGTGGCCGCGAATCACGGGGTGGAGCCCGCCGCCGTGGCGCTGGCCTGGCTGCGGGACCGGCCCGGTGTCACCGCTCCTCTGGCCTCTGCGCGTCACCTGAGCCAGCTGCGGTCGATCCTGGACGCCCTGACTCTCGAGCTCAGCGACGAGGAGACCCGGGCTCTCACCCGGGTCTCCGATGCCGCACGTTCCTGA
- a CDS encoding MerR family transcriptional regulator, with protein sequence MLFGDPLPQLDADSGYRGPVACRAAGITYRQLDYWARTGLVEPSIRSAKGSGSQRLYSFRDILVLKVVKRLLDTGVSLQQIRTAVSALHSRGVEDLASITLMSDGASVYECTSADEVVDLVAGGQGVFGIAVGRVWHEVEGALADLPVDHAQALGTPLVEDELAKRRAAKRQQAI encoded by the coding sequence ATGCTGTTCGGTGACCCCCTTCCTCAGCTCGATGCCGACTCGGGCTACCGGGGCCCAGTCGCGTGCCGAGCCGCCGGAATCACCTACCGTCAGCTCGACTACTGGGCCCGCACCGGCCTGGTCGAGCCGTCGATCCGCAGCGCCAAGGGGTCGGGCTCCCAGCGCCTTTACTCCTTCCGCGACATCCTGGTTCTCAAGGTCGTCAAGCGGCTCCTGGACACCGGCGTCTCCCTGCAGCAGATCCGTACGGCCGTCAGCGCCCTGCACTCACGTGGAGTGGAGGACCTGGCCTCCATCACCCTCATGAGCGACGGCGCCTCGGTCTACGAGTGCACCTCCGCAGACGAGGTCGTCGACCTCGTCGCCGGAGGCCAGGGCGTCTTCGGTATCGCGGTGGGAAGGGTCTGGCATGAGGTCGAGGGGGCCCTGGCGGACCTACCCGTCGATCATGCCCAGGCGCTCGGGACACCGCTTGTGGAGGATGAGCTGGCCAAGCGCCGCGCCGCCAAGCGGCAGCAGGCCATCTGA
- the ftsR gene encoding transcriptional regulator FtsR — protein MSAATARSKKRAAPSSLLEASEHSVGGSWPRGISREPAMKIGQVVDLLKVEFPALSISKVRYLEGEGLISPHRVGNGYRRYSQADLERLRYALAVQRDEYLPLHVIRDRLARLDADAGAPAPQPVARVVARDGQIVDDGPMDLEALLAHSGASESQIEELVAVGLISPDVRGRYSQQNLRTVRLALEITRKGVPLRNLRAVRASAEREADTIDQAVAPRRSRSRSAGEETARELAELVADLHTILLRRSVDALG, from the coding sequence GTGAGTGCCGCAACCGCACGAAGCAAGAAGCGAGCTGCCCCCTCGTCCTTGCTCGAGGCGTCCGAGCACTCGGTCGGCGGCAGCTGGCCCCGCGGCATCTCCCGAGAGCCGGCGATGAAGATCGGGCAGGTGGTGGATCTCCTCAAGGTGGAGTTCCCCGCCCTGTCGATCTCCAAGGTCCGCTATCTCGAGGGGGAGGGGCTCATCAGTCCCCACCGTGTCGGGAACGGCTACCGACGCTACTCGCAGGCCGACCTGGAGCGTCTGCGTTACGCCTTGGCGGTTCAGCGAGACGAGTACCTTCCCCTGCACGTCATTCGTGACCGCCTGGCGCGCCTGGACGCTGACGCCGGGGCTCCCGCGCCTCAGCCCGTCGCCCGGGTCGTGGCCCGTGACGGTCAGATCGTCGACGACGGACCCATGGACCTGGAGGCGCTCCTGGCCCACTCCGGCGCCAGTGAGTCGCAGATCGAGGAGCTCGTCGCCGTCGGTCTCATCAGTCCCGACGTCCGGGGCCGCTACAGCCAGCAGAACCTGAGAACCGTGCGCCTGGCCCTGGAGATCACCCGCAAGGGCGTGCCTCTGCGCAACCTGCGTGCGGTGCGCGCCTCGGCCGAGCGCGAGGCGGACACCATTGACCAGGCGGTGGCTCCGCGCCGGTCCCGCTCCCGCAGTGCCGGTGAGGAAACGGCGCGGGAGCTGGCCGAGCTGGTCGCGGACCTGCACACGATCCTGCTGCGCCGATCCGTCGACGCACTGGGGTGA
- a CDS encoding FHA domain-containing protein, with amino-acid sequence MSSSPIEQDPSSTQTFGVADVVNSVDSPVVGLSQQDAAAIAALPSGTALLLVHHGPTTGARFLLDAEETTVGRHPRADIFLDDVTVSRKHAVFSSLPDGGYGVRDSGSLNGTYVNRTRVEQVALRSGDEVQIGKYRMTYHPGPQGGAASR; translated from the coding sequence ATGTCGAGCAGTCCGATCGAGCAGGATCCCTCCTCCACCCAGACCTTCGGAGTTGCCGATGTCGTCAACTCAGTCGACTCCCCGGTGGTGGGGCTGAGTCAGCAGGACGCTGCCGCGATCGCTGCTCTGCCGTCGGGAACGGCGCTTCTCCTCGTCCACCACGGGCCGACCACCGGCGCGCGCTTCCTGCTGGATGCTGAGGAGACGACCGTGGGACGCCACCCGCGCGCCGACATCTTCCTCGACGACGTCACCGTCTCCAGGAAGCACGCGGTCTTCTCCTCTCTGCCCGACGGCGGGTACGGGGTCCGCGACTCTGGTTCCCTCAACGGCACCTACGTCAACCGCACCCGCGTGGAGCAGGTGGCTCTCCGTTCCGGCGACGAGGTCCAGATCGGCAAGTACCGGATGACCTACCACCCCGGCCCCCAGGGCGGAGCCGCGTCTCGGTGA